One genomic segment of Osmia bicornis bicornis chromosome 16, iOsmBic2.1, whole genome shotgun sequence includes these proteins:
- the LOC123988578 gene encoding piggyBac transposable element-derived protein 4-like, protein MDANTEYFSSVSEESSSEDSSQNEVSEDEIIHISPTIRRRRIESDTEDELDLENEDEHNIDDNEWSNNITQTAASVIPFEKTRNAVQIEDNQPHSFYFAFLTEEILQIIVDETNRYAEQYMQNRRSTRLDKWTPTDKDEIKRFFGLLIWMGLVKLPKYESYWCTNNTYCQSFPRTVMSRNRFELLLRFLHFSNNQTANINDRLYKIRQLVDILNQNFSKYYDLDENICIDESLVPFRGRIKFRQFLKQKRHKYGIKVFKMCSDQGYTYQFQIYSGKNLNEQCVTPTSIVMNICHNILHRGHTIYTDNWYTSINLAEKLIDCNTHLVGTLRKDRKGIPVDVKFKKLKRGELIAMQNKKGIMVLKWKDKRDIFMLSTKHSAEMVEVRKKKLCL, encoded by the coding sequence ATGGATGCAAACACTGAATATTTTTCGAGTGTATCCGAGGAGTCTTCATCGGAAGACTCGTCCCAAAATGAAGTATCGGAAGACGAAATAATTCACATATCGCCCACGATAAGGCGACGCCGAATCGAATCGGATACCGAGGATGAATTGgatttagaaaatgaagatgAACATAATATAGATGATAACGAATggtcaaataatataacaCAAACAGCGGCAAGTGTAATTCCATTTGAAAAAACCCGAAATGCTGTACAGATCGAGGATAATCAGCCACACAGTTTTTACTTTGCTTTTCTTACGGAAGAAATTCTACAAATAATTGTTGATGAGACCAATAGGTACGCTGAACAATATATGCAAAATAGAAGATCGACTCGTCTAGATAAATGGACACCAACCGACAAAGATGAAATAAAACGATTTTTCGGACTACTTATATGGATGGGCCTGGTGAAGTTACCGAAATACGAATCATATTGGTGTACCAATAATACCTATTGCCAATCATTTCCAAGAACAGTCATGTCGAGAAATCGTTTTGAGTTGCTGTTACGATTCCTTCATTTCAGCAATAATCAAACAGCAAACATAAATGATAGATTGTATAAGATCAGACAACTTGTTGATATactaaatcaaaatttttccaaatacTATGATCTAGACGAAAACATATGCATCGATGAGTCTTTGGTACCTTTCCGAGGACGGATAAAATTCAGGCAATTCTTGAAGCAAAAACGACACAAATACGGCATCAAAGTTTTCAAAATGTGTTCCGACCAAGGTTATACATAccaatttcaaatatattcggGAAAAAACTTAAATGAACAATGCGTAACGCCCACAAGTATAGTAATGAATATATGCCACAATATTCTACATAGAGGCCACACAATTTACACCGATAATTGGTACACTAGTATAAATTTAGCGGAAAAATTAATAGACTGCAACACTCATTTAGTAGGAACCctaagaaaagatagaaagggAATACCCGTCGAcgtcaaatttaaaaaattgaaacgaggTGAGCTTATCGCTATGCAAAATAAGAAGGGGATTATGGTCCTCAAGTGGAAGGACAAGCGTGATATTTTTATGCTTTCGACAAAACATTCGGCCGAAATGGTAGAGGTCCGCAAAAAAAAACTATGTTTGTGA